Proteins co-encoded in one Spirosoma endbachense genomic window:
- a CDS encoding DUF3179 domain-containing (seleno)protein, translating into MKRSFLFFLLPVLLLIAVEVLSVYFIMPFPGSQLGLAMGSTDQASLARVELAYWLHNNISWLRAVGILLLAYPAFWLLTNPGRAWHRYVGVGLLAVYGVVLYMVNREMMADQMFKQPITKRVVPMSENKIPLHKLVLGFESVGEATAYPLQLIGYHHQVRDTVGNQPVMITYCTVCRTGRVFSPMVKGQADEFRLVGMDHFNAMFEDKRTGTWWRQATGEAVVGPLRGQTMLELSARQMTLGEWAAEHPNTHVLQADPAFADEFKSMKTYDRGLSKGKLTRRDSGSWQPKSWVIGIERAGFTQAYDWNQLQTNRILSDVVGGEPLLLAMAPDSVSFGAWSRRLGVQTLNFQYTNKRLTDLETHSVWTWRGHCIAGPLVGQRLAPIPKAYQEFWHSWRSFHPNTRQYDES; encoded by the coding sequence TTGAGGTGCTGAGTGTCTATTTCATCATGCCGTTTCCGGGTAGTCAACTTGGGCTCGCTATGGGCAGTACGGATCAGGCATCACTCGCTCGGGTTGAATTGGCTTACTGGCTCCATAACAACATCAGCTGGCTGCGGGCCGTCGGTATTCTGTTGTTAGCCTATCCAGCGTTTTGGCTCCTGACCAACCCTGGTCGGGCCTGGCACCGCTACGTTGGAGTAGGGCTCCTGGCAGTTTACGGGGTGGTGCTGTATATGGTCAACAGAGAGATGATGGCTGACCAAATGTTTAAGCAACCCATAACGAAACGGGTGGTTCCGATGAGTGAGAATAAAATCCCACTTCATAAGCTCGTGCTGGGTTTCGAATCAGTTGGTGAGGCTACGGCGTACCCGTTGCAGCTAATTGGCTATCATCATCAGGTACGTGACACAGTAGGTAACCAGCCCGTTATGATAACTTATTGCACAGTTTGCCGCACGGGTCGGGTATTTAGTCCAATGGTAAAAGGGCAAGCCGATGAATTCCGGTTAGTCGGTATGGACCATTTCAATGCTATGTTCGAAGATAAACGCACCGGAACCTGGTGGCGGCAAGCCACCGGGGAAGCCGTAGTCGGACCTTTGCGCGGGCAAACGATGCTCGAACTATCCGCCCGCCAGATGACACTTGGCGAGTGGGCTGCCGAACACCCCAACACGCACGTGTTACAGGCCGATCCGGCTTTTGCCGACGAATTCAAGAGTATGAAGACCTACGATCGTGGCCTGTCGAAGGGAAAACTCACCCGACGCGATTCGGGTTCCTGGCAGCCCAAATCGTGGGTAATTGGTATCGAGCGGGCTGGGTTCACCCAGGCCTACGACTGGAACCAGCTCCAAACAAATCGTATCCTTAGCGACGTGGTGGGTGGCGAACCCCTGTTGTTAGCCATGGCCCCCGATAGCGTATCATTTGGGGCATGGAGTCGACGCTTAGGTGTGCAAACGCTTAACTTCCAATACACCAACAAACGGCTCACTGATCTTGAAACGCACTCCGTCTGGACATGGCGCGGTCATTGTATAGCTGGTCCGCTGGTGGGTCAACGGCTTGCTCCGATTCCGAAGGCGTATCAGGAGTTCTGGCATTCATGGCGTAGCTTCCACCCCAATACCAGGCAGTATGATGAATCCTAG